In Deinococcus maricopensis DSM 21211, the sequence TCCGCATCATCGAACGGGGCGGCGGTATCCTCGAAACCTCGCGGCGCCTCATGGAGCACGACGTGCCCATCCGGTACTACTGGATCGACCTGAACGCGCCCTGAATGGCGAAAGGCCCGGGCGTACAGCCCGGGCCCTCCTGCAGCGTTACACCGCGAGGGTTTCCTCGTGGCGGCTCACGTACCGGCCGGGCGGCAGCTCGATGCTCGTCGCGTTCGTCTCGAACTCGTCGTTCCAGCCGATCTCGTCGAGCGCCTTTTTCCACGCGCCGATGCTCTCGTCCTTGTAGATCGCGTACGCGGCCATGCCCACCTCGGGGCCGCCGCGCGCGATGACGCTCTCCACCCACGCCCACTTCGCGCTGACGTTCCGCAGTTCCGCCGTGGTACGCAGCTCCTTCTGAATGCGTTTGAGGCGCCCCTCGATGGTCTTCACGCCCGCGAACGGGTCCGCGAAGTGCGGCGTGTGCCGTTTCGGCACGAACGGGCTGATGCCGAGCGCGATCCGGTTGACCTTCGCGAGGTCCTTCGTGAACGAGATCAGCTCGGTGATGTCGTCGTCATTCTCCGGACCGAGGCCGATCATCATGTACACCTTCAGGCCGCTGAAGCCCAGATCGCGGCTGATCTGCGCGGTCTTCAGCAGGTCCTCGGTGGTGATGCCCTTCTTCAGCCAGCGGCGCAGGCGTTCGCTCGGCGCGTCCGACGCGACCGTGAACGTCCGCAGGCCGCCCGCCTTCAGGATCGTGGCGAGCTCCTCGTCGACGGTGTCCGCGCGGATGCTGCTCACGCCCAGCTTGATGCCGCGCTCCGTGAGCTGACGTCCCACGTACTTCGTGTGCGGGAAGTCGCTCAGGGCCGCGCCCACCAGGCCGACCTTCGTGGCCCAGTCCGGAATGCGTTCCAGCAGCTCGTCGCCGCCGTTGTTGCGGTTCGGGCCGTACATGGTCCGCGCGAGGCAGAACGTGCACGGGCGCGGGCAGCCGCGCTGCGCCTCCACCAGGAACATGTTACTGAGCTCCGAGTGCGGCGTGACGATCTGGCTGTACGCGGGCAGCAGTTCCTTCGGCGCGGTCGCCCACTTTGGCTCGTGCACGTGCCGGGACGGGATGAACACGCCCGGCATGCCGTCGATCAGATCAAAGAAGTCCTCACGCGTGACCGATTCGCGCAGCGCCTCGCTCACGACCGGCACGATCTGCTCGCCGTCCCCGATGATGATCAGGTCCGCGAACGGCGTCAGGGGGTACGGGTTGCTGCTCGTGAACGGCCCGCCGATCATCACGATCGGGTCGTTCTCGTCGCGCTCCTCGCGGAGCGGGTGCATGCCGCTCAGGTCCAGCGTGCGGATGATGTTCGTCAGGTCCAGCTCGAACGACACGCTCATCGCGAACAGCTGACAGTCCCCGGCGGGACGGCCGGACTCGACGGTCGGGATGGTCTGCCCGGCGCGCGCGAACGCCTCCGGGTCCTCCGGAAGGAACGCCCGCTCGCACGCGACGCCTTCTTCCTGGTTGAACATGCGGTAGATGACCTGATACCCAAGGCTCGCCATGCCTACCGAGTACCTGTTCGGGAACGCGAGCGTGACGCGGATGGGCGCCTGCTTGAAGATGGTGCCCGTTTCCGCGTCCAGCAGCGGCTTGATTTCATTGCGCCAGTAACTCAAGAACCCTCCGGGCGTCACCGCCACCAGAGAGTCAGGCGGCACGCGTCACAGTCCCTCATCATACGGGAAACGCCCAGAGCGACTGAAACGCGCGTTACGGCGCGCCCAGGAACGCGTGCGTCACGTACGACACCATCACCACGCCGCCCTGAGCGTGCCTCTCGAAGGCCGCGTCCAAGTGGCGCAGGAGGCGCGTCTGTTCCGGCGTGCCTGGCGCCGGCAGGTAACTGACGCTGCCGACCAGTGCGTGCAGGCGCTCCCGCGTGAAAGTAAGCGGGTTCGGGAAGGTCAGGTGCTCGAACCCGCCCGGCAGGAACTGCGCAATGGCCGCGAACGGCACCCCGTACTCGATGCTCGGCACCTGCGCGGCGTACGCCCCCACGACCCCCGCATACGCGCCCGTGAATCCACCGCCCGCCGCCTGGCCCCGCCAGTCGTTCCAGACCAGCAGCGCGCGCCCACCCGCACGCAGCACCCGCCGGAACTCCGGCACGGCCGTACCCGGCGTGAACCAGTGCGCCGCCTGCGCCGCCGCGACCAGCCCCACGCTGCCCCCCGCGAGGCCCGTGGCGTCCGCCGTGCCCGCATGGACGCGCAGCCGCCCCGACTGGACGTCCACGGTGAGCGCCGCCTCCAGCTGCGCGCGCATGCCCGGGTTCGGCTCAACGGCGTCCACGTGCGCGCCCGCGTCCAACAGCAGCCGCGTGAACAGCCCCGTGCCCGCGCCGACGTCCGCGACGCCCTCACGCAGCAGGTCACGGTCCCGCAGCATCTCTGTCAGCGCGGCCGGGTAGGTGGGGCGGCCCGTCACGTACGACGCCGCGCGACCCGTAAACCGTTCCGTATGCATGCGCCCACCATACCCGCCGGGGCGCGCCCCGTTCAGGACCGACGGTACGCGCTCGCCAGGAAGTACGCCACGCCGCCCAGCAGCGCCGCGAGCAGCAGGAACAGCAGCGTCCGGCCCAGCACGCCCGCCGCGCCCGCCAGGAACAACCCCACGCCGGTCAGGATCTGCCCGACCAGCCACACGAGCGCCAGCAGCGCGAACGCCGCCACCACGATCAGCAGCAGGTAGGCAAGAAGGCGGGCCATGCACCCCAGCATAGCAAGGGGCGCGGGCCGCAGACGGCCCGCGCCCCTTGCCGCGCCCTGCTTACAGGTTGGCGATCAGCGCGTCCGCGAACTCGCTGCACTTCACTTCGGTGGCGCCGTCCATCAGGCGCGCGAAGTCGTACGTGACGGTCTTCTGCCCGATGGTCTTGCTCATGCTCGCCACGATCAGGTCCGCCGCCTCGTTCCAGCCGAGGTGACGCAGGAGCATCTCACCGCTGAGGATGACGCTGCTGGGGTTCACCTTGTCCTGACCGGCGTACTTCGGCGCGGTGCCGTGCGTCGCCTCGAACACCGCGTGGCCGGTGAGGTAGTTGATGTTCGCGCCCGGCGCGATACCGATCCCGCCGACCTGCGCGGCCAGGGCGTCGCTGATGTAGTCGCCGTTGAGGTTCAGCGTGGCGATCACGTCGTACTCCGCGGGGCGCAGGAGGATCTGCTGCAGGAACGCGTCGGCGATGCTGTCCTTGATGACGATGCCGTTCGGGAGCTGCAGCCACGGGCCGCCGTCGAGTTCCACGCCGCCGAACTCCTCCTTGGCGACCTGGTAGCCCCAGTCGCGGAAGGAGCCTTCCGTGAACTTCATGATGTTGCCCTTGTGCACCAGCGTGACGCTCTTGCGGCCGTTGTCCACGGCGTACTGGATGGCGGCGCGCACGAGGCGCTTCGTGCCTTCCTCACTCACCGGTTTCACGCCGAGGCTGCTCGTCTCGGGGAAGCGGATCTTGTTCACGCCCATCTCGGTCATCAGGAAGTCGCGGAGCTTCTGCACTTCCGCGGTGCCCGCCTGAAACTCGATGCCGGCGTAGATGTCCTCGGTGTTCTCGCGGAAGATCACCATGTCGATGAGCTGCGGCTCCTTCACGGGGCTGGGCACGCCGTCGAAGTACGTGACGGGGCGGACGCAGGCGTACAGGTCGAGTTCCTGGCGGAGCGCCACGTTGATGCTGCGGATGCCGCCGCCGACGGGCGTGGTGAGCGGGCCCTTGATGCCGACGAGGTACTCGCGGATCGTGTCGACGGTGCTCTTGGGCAGCCAGACCTGCTCGCCGTACACCTCGTTGGCTTTATCGCCGGCGTACACTTCCATCCACGCGATCTGGCGTTCGCCGCCGTACGCTTTCTCGACGGCGGCGTCGAGGACGCGCACGGACGCCTGCCAGATGTCCGGGCCGGTCCCGTCGCCTTCGATGAACGGCACGATGGGCTGGTTCGGGACCGTCAGTTTCCCGTTCTGGAGCGTGATCT encodes:
- a CDS encoding B12-binding domain-containing radical SAM protein, with the protein product MSYWRNEIKPLLDAETGTIFKQAPIRVTLAFPNRYSVGMASLGYQVIYRMFNQEEGVACERAFLPEDPEAFARAGQTIPTVESGRPAGDCQLFAMSVSFELDLTNIIRTLDLSGMHPLREERDENDPIVMIGGPFTSSNPYPLTPFADLIIIGDGEQIVPVVSEALRESVTREDFFDLIDGMPGVFIPSRHVHEPKWATAPKELLPAYSQIVTPHSELSNMFLVEAQRGCPRPCTFCLARTMYGPNRNNGGDELLERIPDWATKVGLVGAALSDFPHTKYVGRQLTERGIKLGVSSIRADTVDEELATILKAGGLRTFTVASDAPSERLRRWLKKGITTEDLLKTAQISRDLGFSGLKVYMMIGLGPENDDDITELISFTKDLAKVNRIALGISPFVPKRHTPHFADPFAGVKTIEGRLKRIQKELRTTAELRNVSAKWAWVESVIARGGPEVGMAAYAIYKDESIGAWKKALDEIGWNDEFETNATSIELPPGRYVSRHEETLAV
- a CDS encoding class I SAM-dependent methyltransferase codes for the protein MHTERFTGRAASYVTGRPTYPAALTEMLRDRDLLREGVADVGAGTGLFTRLLLDAGAHVDAVEPNPGMRAQLEAALTVDVQSGRLRVHAGTADATGLAGGSVGLVAAAQAAHWFTPGTAVPEFRRVLRAGGRALLVWNDWRGQAAGGGFTGAYAGVVGAYAAQVPSIEYGVPFAAIAQFLPGGFEHLTFPNPLTFTRERLHALVGSVSYLPAPGTPEQTRLLRHLDAAFERHAQGGVVMVSYVTHAFLGAP
- the icd gene encoding NADP-dependent isocitrate dehydrogenase, translated to MDQHIKVPAGEKITLQNGKLTVPNQPIVPFIEGDGTGPDIWQASVRVLDAAVEKAYGGERQIAWMEVYAGDKANEVYGEQVWLPKSTVDTIREYLVGIKGPLTTPVGGGIRSINVALRQELDLYACVRPVTYFDGVPSPVKEPQLIDMVIFRENTEDIYAGIEFQAGTAEVQKLRDFLMTEMGVNKIRFPETSSLGVKPVSEEGTKRLVRAAIQYAVDNGRKSVTLVHKGNIMKFTEGSFRDWGYQVAKEEFGGVELDGGPWLQLPNGIVIKDSIADAFLQQILLRPAEYDVIATLNLNGDYISDALAAQVGGIGIAPGANINYLTGHAVFEATHGTAPKYAGQDKVNPSSVILSGEMLLRHLGWNEAADLIVASMSKTIGQKTVTYDFARLMDGATEVKCSEFADALIANL